From Echinicola soli, a single genomic window includes:
- a CDS encoding VCBS repeat-containing protein, with amino-acid sequence MTKFTTYTFLLIVMTTGMMSCSYDDEKTEGSAADPLFLLLDHEQSGVVFRNTITETPEANVFRYQYFYNGGGVALGDVNNDGLEDIYFSGNMVDNKLYLNKGGMQFRDITLAANVAGRPHAWATGVCMVDINGDGWLDIYVCYSGELATDSRRNQLFINQGADEKGIPYFKEEAAAYGLDDPAFTTSAAFFDLEGDGDLDAVLLNHNADLFRNLDAMSFEYILAQKDKHSSSKLLENRDGKFEDITEEAGWDESPLSYGLGLSIADFNDDHRPDVFIGNDYSAPDYLYIQQKDLVFRDELQERMGHTSLYSMGSDAADVNNDGLVDLISLDMLPQQNKRQKLLSSQDNYEHFNLFHEVGLYHQYMRNMLQLNNGDGTFSEIGQVAGISNTDWSWAPLWVDFDQDGWKDLFVTNGFLRDFTNLDFIKYRSSIFNVGAMAKEDILKVIKQMPSSEVKNYIFRNGGNLQFIDQGESWGIDHFSNSNGAAYGDLDNDGDLDLVVNNVNLEAFIYENKRNERPNHQWLQVSLTGNGTNTLGIGAKVSIYQGHKQQLLEQMPFRGYQSSVSSVLTFGLTVGKVDSVEVVWRDGSRQTLTAVSPNQRLSLTQKDAKKDVVDPKKVPAPLWEKMDAPSLVAHKDVLFNDFKRQPLLINPQSTLGPVMAKADVNNDGKQDVFFGGGKGQAASVLLSVGSQEYQATEQSAFEQEKGAVDAAALFLDVDGDGDQDLYLASGGYHDLSPGAALLTDRLYENDGMGHFTLAPGALPQIKESTGAVVEWDYNQDGSPDIFIGGAVVPGRFPESYTSKLLQNDGTGKFALAPEGLTKAFAPLHLVTDAKVADLDNDGTGELVVVGRWMGIEVFDFMDGEIKRVTSDYFDQSYVGLWNTLLVEDLDGDGRTELVAGNLGLNSQIKASKEEPAELLFKDFDGNGAMDPILSFYIQGETYPYVTRDELFEQISKKRTEFDNYASYAEAKIEDVFTEEELEGAQNYQATILETMLFSQVESGKFKLLPLPVQAQFSPVYSIVSLPYSEGKRLWLGGNIHHTRIKLGDTDANHGVLLAADSQGKYRYIDQVTSGFNIQGDVRSALQVGEELWVGVYNRPLLRFQKNIP; translated from the coding sequence CACCTTTCTTTTGATAGTCATGACGACGGGAATGATGTCTTGTTCGTATGATGATGAAAAAACCGAAGGTTCGGCAGCAGACCCGCTTTTTTTACTGCTTGACCATGAACAGAGCGGTGTGGTCTTTCGGAATACCATTACAGAAACCCCAGAGGCGAATGTTTTTAGGTACCAGTATTTTTATAATGGCGGTGGGGTGGCTTTGGGCGATGTCAATAATGACGGTTTGGAGGATATTTACTTCTCTGGAAATATGGTGGACAATAAACTGTACCTCAACAAGGGCGGAATGCAGTTCCGAGACATCACCTTGGCAGCCAATGTAGCCGGTAGACCACATGCCTGGGCTACGGGAGTGTGCATGGTGGATATCAATGGAGACGGATGGTTGGATATTTATGTTTGCTACAGTGGCGAACTGGCGACGGATAGCAGACGAAACCAACTTTTCATCAACCAAGGAGCCGACGAGAAGGGAATTCCATATTTTAAGGAAGAGGCTGCGGCTTACGGATTGGATGATCCGGCATTTACCACTTCGGCAGCGTTTTTTGATCTTGAAGGAGACGGCGATCTGGATGCTGTTTTGCTCAATCATAATGCCGACTTGTTCCGTAATTTGGATGCCATGTCGTTTGAGTACATCCTAGCGCAAAAGGACAAACACTCCAGCTCCAAGTTACTGGAGAATAGGGATGGGAAGTTTGAGGATATTACTGAGGAGGCAGGATGGGACGAAAGCCCGCTTTCTTATGGCCTGGGCTTGAGTATTGCTGATTTCAATGATGACCATCGGCCAGATGTTTTTATTGGCAATGATTATTCTGCTCCGGATTATTTGTACATCCAGCAGAAAGATCTAGTTTTTCGTGATGAGCTGCAGGAGAGGATGGGCCATACCAGTCTGTACAGTATGGGCAGTGATGCTGCGGATGTGAACAATGATGGCTTGGTGGACCTGATAAGCCTGGATATGCTTCCCCAGCAAAACAAACGACAGAAGCTGTTATCCTCCCAGGACAACTATGAGCATTTTAACCTGTTTCATGAAGTGGGACTTTACCACCAGTACATGCGCAATATGCTGCAACTGAACAATGGTGATGGTACTTTCAGCGAGATTGGTCAGGTGGCTGGTATTTCCAATACCGACTGGAGTTGGGCACCACTGTGGGTGGATTTTGACCAGGATGGATGGAAGGATCTATTTGTGACCAACGGCTTTTTGAGGGATTTCACCAACTTGGATTTTATCAAATACCGCAGCTCTATTTTTAATGTGGGAGCGATGGCCAAAGAAGATATCCTGAAAGTGATCAAACAGATGCCGTCTTCCGAGGTGAAGAACTATATCTTTAGAAATGGAGGAAACCTTCAATTTATCGATCAGGGCGAATCCTGGGGAATTGACCATTTTTCCAATAGCAATGGAGCGGCCTATGGTGATCTGGACAATGATGGAGACTTGGATTTGGTCGTCAATAACGTGAATTTGGAGGCCTTTATATACGAAAACAAAAGAAATGAGCGTCCAAACCACCAGTGGTTGCAAGTGTCCTTAACGGGAAATGGCACCAATACCCTTGGCATCGGTGCGAAGGTATCGATTTACCAAGGCCATAAGCAGCAGCTGCTCGAGCAAATGCCCTTCCGAGGTTATCAATCGAGCGTGAGTTCGGTGTTGACTTTTGGATTGACAGTGGGAAAGGTTGATTCGGTGGAAGTGGTGTGGAGGGATGGTTCCCGTCAGACTTTGACAGCCGTCTCACCCAATCAGCGGCTGTCCCTCACGCAAAAAGATGCCAAAAAAGATGTGGTCGATCCTAAAAAAGTACCGGCTCCCCTCTGGGAAAAAATGGATGCACCGTCTCTGGTCGCCCACAAGGATGTTCTGTTCAATGATTTTAAAAGACAGCCCTTGCTTATCAATCCACAAAGTACTTTAGGGCCTGTAATGGCCAAAGCCGATGTCAATAATGATGGCAAGCAGGATGTGTTTTTTGGAGGAGGAAAAGGGCAGGCCGCCAGTGTGCTGCTCTCCGTGGGGAGTCAAGAATATCAAGCGACGGAACAATCTGCATTCGAACAGGAAAAAGGTGCAGTGGACGCTGCCGCCTTATTTTTGGATGTGGATGGTGATGGTGACCAAGACTTATACCTAGCCAGTGGTGGCTACCACGATTTGTCACCAGGTGCAGCGTTACTGACCGATCGGTTATATGAGAATGATGGAATGGGTCATTTCACATTGGCTCCCGGGGCCTTGCCCCAAATAAAAGAAAGTACGGGCGCTGTGGTCGAGTGGGATTATAATCAGGATGGATCACCGGATATTTTTATTGGTGGAGCGGTCGTACCGGGCCGCTTTCCTGAATCTTACACTTCCAAGTTGCTCCAAAACGATGGCACAGGGAAATTTGCATTGGCACCTGAAGGGTTGACCAAGGCCTTTGCGCCACTGCACCTGGTGACGGATGCCAAGGTGGCCGATCTGGACAATGATGGAACGGGGGAATTGGTAGTCGTGGGCCGCTGGATGGGTATTGAGGTATTTGATTTTATGGATGGAGAAATAAAGCGGGTGACGAGTGATTATTTTGATCAATCATACGTCGGTCTCTGGAATACGCTGTTGGTGGAGGATTTGGATGGTGATGGACGAACAGAACTGGTAGCCGGTAACCTTGGATTAAATTCCCAGATCAAAGCGAGCAAAGAGGAGCCTGCGGAATTGTTGTTTAAGGATTTTGATGGAAATGGTGCCATGGATCCCATACTGTCCTTCTACATCCAAGGTGAGACCTATCCTTATGTCACGCGGGACGAGTTGTTTGAACAAATCAGTAAAAAGCGTACGGAGTTTGATAATTACGCTAGTTATGCGGAGGCAAAAATCGAGGATGTTTTTACTGAAGAAGAACTGGAAGGAGCACAAAATTATCAAGCCACGATTTTGGAGACGATGTTATTCTCACAAGTGGAATCTGGGAAATTTAAATTGCTACCACTGCCGGTTCAGGCTCAGTTTTCTCCGGTGTACAGTATAGTCAGCCTACCATACAGTGAAGGTAAGCGGCTTTGGCTGGGTGGAAATATCCACCATACACGCATAAAGTTGGGCGATACCGATGCCAATCATGGTGTCTTGTTAGCTGCGGATTCGCAAGGGAAGTACCGGTACATCGACCAAGTAACCAGTGGTTTCAATATCCAGGGAGATGTACGCAGTGCCCTGCAGGTGGGAGAAGAACTGTGGGTCGGGGTGTATAACCGGCCGCTGCTAAGATTTCAAAAAAATATTCCCTAA